Proteins encoded by one window of Manihot esculenta cultivar AM560-2 chromosome 10, M.esculenta_v8, whole genome shotgun sequence:
- the LOC110624449 gene encoding methionine--tRNA ligase, chloroplastic/mitochondrial: MAARINYSIQNTLSLLNPLHSSMSTRSMVTTHLKNRLRFPTSLFFSSYKSRKAAFCTVASSNNNSAESVAAETFVLTTPLYYVNAPPHMGSAYTTIAADAIARFQRLLGKKVIFVTGTDEHGEKIATAAAASGSSPSEHCDIVSQAYKTLWKDLEIAYDKFIRTTDPKHEAIVKEFYSRVLANGDIYRADYEGLYCVNCEEYKDEKELLDNNCCPMHLKPCIQRKEDNYFFALSKYQKLLEETLTQNPNFVQPSFRLNEVQSWIRSGLKDFSISRASVDWGIPVPNDNKQTIYVWFDALLGYISALSEDKGQPNLQSAVSSSWPASLHLIGKDILRFHAVYWPAMLMSAGLGLPKMVFGHGFLTKDGLKMGKSLGNTLEPNELVQKFGADAVRYFFLREVEFGNDGDYSEERFINIVNAHLANTIGNLLNRTLGLLKKNCQSTLVVDSAVAAEGNSLEETVEKLVEKARVHYANLSLSLACEAILEIGNAGNVYMDERAPWSLFKQGGAASEAAAKDLVIILETVRIIAIALSPVAPSLCWRIYAQLGYSKDHFNAVTWSETKWGGLKGGQVMAQPKPVFARIESITETEDGETARKKLVKNKEKKRQSQVVAEA, from the exons ATGGCTGCGAGAATAAACTATTCGATACAAAACACACTTTCCCTTCTAAACCCTCTACATTCTTCGATGAGTACAAGATCAATGGTAACCACCCATTTGAAGAACCGTCTCAGGTTTCCAACAAGCCTATTCTTTTCTTCTTATAAATCCAGAAAGGCTGCGTTTTGCACAGTTGCCAGTAGCAATAACAATAGTGCAGAATCTGTGGCAGCTGAAACATTCGTCCTCACAACTCCGCTTTATTACGTGAATGCTCCTCCGCATATGGGTAGTGCCTACACCACCATCGCTGCTGATGCCATAGCTCGATTTCAG AGGCTTTTAGGAAAGAAGGTTATATTCGTCACTGGCACAGATGAACATGGAGAGAAGATTGCAACTGCTGCAGCTGCCAGTGGCTCCAGCCCAAGTGAGCACTGTGATATCGTATCTCAAGCTTACAAGACACTTTGGAAAGAT TTAGAAATTGCTTATGACAAATTCATTCGAACAACTGATCCCAAGCATGAAGCAATTGTGAAGGAATTTTACTCAAGGGTTCTTGCCAATGGGGACATTTATCGTGCTGACTATGAGGGACTCTACTGTGTCAACTGTGAGGAGTATAAG GATGAAAAGGAGCTACTTGATAACAACTGTTGCCCAATGCATCTAAAGCCATGTATTCAGCGGAAAGAGGATAATTACTTTTTTGCCTTGTCGAAGTACCAAAAACTATTAGAAGAAACTTTGACTCAAAATCCAAATTTTGTGCAGCCTTCATTCCGTTTGAATGAG GTACAAAGCTGGATCAGAAGTGGCTTGAAAGATTTTTCAATTTCACGTGCATCAGTGGATTGGGGCATTCCTGTCCCTAATGACAATAAGCAGACTATATATGTTTGGTTTGATGCTTTACTAGG TTATATATCAGCTTTGTCAGAGGACAAGGGGCAACCTAATCTACAAAGTGCTGTTTCTTCTAGCTGGCCTGCTTCACTACATTTAATTGGAAAG GATATTTTACGATTTCATGCAGTTTATTGGCCAGCTATGCTGATGTCTGCTGGCCTTGGCCTCCCTAAGATGGTGTTTGGGCATGGATTCTTGACGAAG GATGGCCTGAAGATGGGAAAGTCATTAGGGAATACACTTGAACCAAATGAGCTGGTTCAAAAATTTGGAGCTGATGCAGTCAGGTACTTCTTCCTTAGAGAGGTGGAGTTTGGCAATGATGGGGACTACTCAGAAGAACGATTTATTAACATTGTCAATGCACATCTTGCCAATACCATag GAAACCTCCTTAACCGTACACTTGGACTTCTTAAAAAGAACTGTCAATCAACTTTGGTGGTTGATTCAGCTGTTGCAGCTGAAGGAAATTCATTGGAAGAGACTGTTGAGAAGTTG GTTGAAAAGGCTCGGGTTCATTATGCAAATCTCTCGCTTTCTTTGGCTTGTGAGGCTATTCTAGAGATCGGTAATGCTGGCAATGTCTATATGGATGAGCGCGCACCATGGTCTCTTTTTAAGCAAGGGGGTGCTGCTTCTGAAGCCGCTGCTAAG GATCTAGTGATCATATTGGAGACAGTGAGGATTATAGCAATTGCCTTGTCCCCTGTGGCACCAAGTTTATGTTGGAGAATATATGCTCAGCTTGGCTACTCAAAGGACCATTTTAACGCTGTGACAtgg AGCGAGACCAAGTGGGGTGGCTTGAAGGGAGGTCAGGTCATGGCACAGCCGAAACCTGTCTTTGCGAGGATTGAGAGCATAACAGAAACGGAAGACGGCGAAACAGCAAGGAAGAAATTAGTGAAAAACAAGGAGAAAAAACGTCAGTCTCAAGTTGTCGCAGAGGCTTAG
- the LOC110624450 gene encoding UDP-glucuronic acid decarboxylase 6 isoform X3: MLHYKNSDIFYNFFGGNYRNSRRMAKEATNGNHNSASKPPPTPSPLRFSKFFQSNMRILVTGGAGFIGSHLVDKLMENEKNEVIVADNYFTGSKDNLKKWIGHPRFELIRHDVTEPLLIEVDQIYHLACPASPIFYKYNPVKTIKTNVIGTLNMLGLAKRVGARILLTSTSEVYGDPLVHPQDESYWGNVNPIGVRSCYDEGKRVAETLMFDYHRQHGIEIRIARIFNTYGPRMNIDDGRVVSNFIAQAIRNEPLTVQAPGTQTRSFCYVSDMVDGLIRLMEGENTGPINIGNPGEFTMLELAETVKELINPDVKITMVENTPDDPRQRKPDITKARELLGWEPKIKLRDGLPLMEDDFRQRLGVPRKN, from the exons ATGCTCCATTATAAAAATTCAgatattttctataatttttttgggGGCAATTACAG GAATTCGAGAAGAATGGCTAAGGAAGCAACTAATGGAAATCACAactctgcatcaaaaccccCACCAACACCATCTCCTTTGAGATTCTCCAAGTTCTTTCAG TCCAATATGAGAATTTTGGTCACTGGAGGAGCTGGATTTATTGGTTCTCACTTGGTGGACAAGTTGATGGAAAACGAAAAGAATGAG GTGATTGTTGCAGATAACTACTTCACTGGCTCAAAGGACAACCTAAAGAAATGGATTGGTCATCCAAGATTTGAACTCATTCGTCATG ATGTCACTGAGCCTTTGCTTATTGAGGTTGACCAAATATACCATCTTGCCTGCCCTGCTTCTCCAATCTTCTACAAATACAATCCTGTAAAG ACCATAAAGACAAATGTGATTGGTACATTGAACATGTTGGGTCTTGCCAAGCGTGTTGGAGCAAG GATTTTGCTTACCTCAACTTCAGAGGTGTATGGAGATCCACTTGTACATCCTCAGGATGAAAGCTATTGGGGAAATGTCAATCCAATTG GAGTCAGGAGTTGCTATGACGAGGGAAAGAGAGTAGCTGAAACTTTGATGTTTGATTACCATAGACAACATGGGATTG AGATACGAATTGCCAGAATTTTCAACACATATGGACCCCGCATGAACATTGATGATGGGCGTGTTGTCAGCAATTTCATAGCCCAAGCTATCCG TAATGAGCCCTTGACTGTTCAAGCACCAGGAACCCAAACCCGGAGTTTCTGTTATGTATCAGACATG GTTGATGGTCTAATTCGATTGATGGAAGGAGAGAACACTGGGCCTATCAATATTGGCAATCCAG GCGAATTTACAATGCTTGAACTTGCTGAGACTGTAAAGGAG CTGATCAATCCTGATGTAAAGATCACAATGGTGGAAAACACACCAGATGATCCGCGTCAAAGGAAGCCAGACATTACAAAAGCAAGGGAGCTGCTAGGATGGGAACCTAAGATCAAGCTGCGTGATGGTCTTCCGCTCATGGAGGATGATTTCCGACAGAGGCTTGGGGTCCCCAGGAAGAATTGA
- the LOC110624450 gene encoding UDP-glucuronic acid decarboxylase 6 isoform X1 — MLHYKNSDIFYNFFGGNYRNSRRMAKEATNGNHNSASKPPPTPSPLRFSKFFQSNMRILVTGGAGFIGSHLVDKLMENEKNEVIVADNYFTGSKDNLKKWIGHPRFELIRHDVTEPLLIEVDQIYHLACPASPIFYKYNPVKTIKTNVIGTLNMLGLAKRVGARFEILLSPSPFDNSLFYVTYDIIIGNRILLTSTSEVYGDPLVHPQDESYWGNVNPIGVRSCYDEGKRVAETLMFDYHRQHGIEIRIARIFNTYGPRMNIDDGRVVSNFIAQAIRNEPLTVQAPGTQTRSFCYVSDMVDGLIRLMEGENTGPINIGNPGEFTMLELAETVKELINPDVKITMVENTPDDPRQRKPDITKARELLGWEPKIKLRDGLPLMEDDFRQRLGVPRKN, encoded by the exons ATGCTCCATTATAAAAATTCAgatattttctataatttttttgggGGCAATTACAG GAATTCGAGAAGAATGGCTAAGGAAGCAACTAATGGAAATCACAactctgcatcaaaaccccCACCAACACCATCTCCTTTGAGATTCTCCAAGTTCTTTCAG TCCAATATGAGAATTTTGGTCACTGGAGGAGCTGGATTTATTGGTTCTCACTTGGTGGACAAGTTGATGGAAAACGAAAAGAATGAG GTGATTGTTGCAGATAACTACTTCACTGGCTCAAAGGACAACCTAAAGAAATGGATTGGTCATCCAAGATTTGAACTCATTCGTCATG ATGTCACTGAGCCTTTGCTTATTGAGGTTGACCAAATATACCATCTTGCCTGCCCTGCTTCTCCAATCTTCTACAAATACAATCCTGTAAAG ACCATAAAGACAAATGTGATTGGTACATTGAACATGTTGGGTCTTGCCAAGCGTGTTGGAGCAAGGTTTGAGATACTACTGAGTCCCAGTCCCTTTGATAATAGCCTGTTTTATGTTACTTATGATATAATAATTGGTAACAGGATTTTGCTTACCTCAACTTCAGAGGTGTATGGAGATCCACTTGTACATCCTCAGGATGAAAGCTATTGGGGAAATGTCAATCCAATTG GAGTCAGGAGTTGCTATGACGAGGGAAAGAGAGTAGCTGAAACTTTGATGTTTGATTACCATAGACAACATGGGATTG AGATACGAATTGCCAGAATTTTCAACACATATGGACCCCGCATGAACATTGATGATGGGCGTGTTGTCAGCAATTTCATAGCCCAAGCTATCCG TAATGAGCCCTTGACTGTTCAAGCACCAGGAACCCAAACCCGGAGTTTCTGTTATGTATCAGACATG GTTGATGGTCTAATTCGATTGATGGAAGGAGAGAACACTGGGCCTATCAATATTGGCAATCCAG GCGAATTTACAATGCTTGAACTTGCTGAGACTGTAAAGGAG CTGATCAATCCTGATGTAAAGATCACAATGGTGGAAAACACACCAGATGATCCGCGTCAAAGGAAGCCAGACATTACAAAAGCAAGGGAGCTGCTAGGATGGGAACCTAAGATCAAGCTGCGTGATGGTCTTCCGCTCATGGAGGATGATTTCCGACAGAGGCTTGGGGTCCCCAGGAAGAATTGA
- the LOC110624450 gene encoding UDP-glucuronic acid decarboxylase 6 isoform X2, whose amino-acid sequence MAKEATNGNHNSASKPPPTPSPLRFSKFFQSNMRILVTGGAGFIGSHLVDKLMENEKNEVIVADNYFTGSKDNLKKWIGHPRFELIRHDVTEPLLIEVDQIYHLACPASPIFYKYNPVKTIKTNVIGTLNMLGLAKRVGARFEILLSPSPFDNSLFYVTYDIIIGNRILLTSTSEVYGDPLVHPQDESYWGNVNPIGVRSCYDEGKRVAETLMFDYHRQHGIEIRIARIFNTYGPRMNIDDGRVVSNFIAQAIRNEPLTVQAPGTQTRSFCYVSDMVDGLIRLMEGENTGPINIGNPGEFTMLELAETVKELINPDVKITMVENTPDDPRQRKPDITKARELLGWEPKIKLRDGLPLMEDDFRQRLGVPRKN is encoded by the exons ATGGCTAAGGAAGCAACTAATGGAAATCACAactctgcatcaaaaccccCACCAACACCATCTCCTTTGAGATTCTCCAAGTTCTTTCAG TCCAATATGAGAATTTTGGTCACTGGAGGAGCTGGATTTATTGGTTCTCACTTGGTGGACAAGTTGATGGAAAACGAAAAGAATGAG GTGATTGTTGCAGATAACTACTTCACTGGCTCAAAGGACAACCTAAAGAAATGGATTGGTCATCCAAGATTTGAACTCATTCGTCATG ATGTCACTGAGCCTTTGCTTATTGAGGTTGACCAAATATACCATCTTGCCTGCCCTGCTTCTCCAATCTTCTACAAATACAATCCTGTAAAG ACCATAAAGACAAATGTGATTGGTACATTGAACATGTTGGGTCTTGCCAAGCGTGTTGGAGCAAGGTTTGAGATACTACTGAGTCCCAGTCCCTTTGATAATAGCCTGTTTTATGTTACTTATGATATAATAATTGGTAACAGGATTTTGCTTACCTCAACTTCAGAGGTGTATGGAGATCCACTTGTACATCCTCAGGATGAAAGCTATTGGGGAAATGTCAATCCAATTG GAGTCAGGAGTTGCTATGACGAGGGAAAGAGAGTAGCTGAAACTTTGATGTTTGATTACCATAGACAACATGGGATTG AGATACGAATTGCCAGAATTTTCAACACATATGGACCCCGCATGAACATTGATGATGGGCGTGTTGTCAGCAATTTCATAGCCCAAGCTATCCG TAATGAGCCCTTGACTGTTCAAGCACCAGGAACCCAAACCCGGAGTTTCTGTTATGTATCAGACATG GTTGATGGTCTAATTCGATTGATGGAAGGAGAGAACACTGGGCCTATCAATATTGGCAATCCAG GCGAATTTACAATGCTTGAACTTGCTGAGACTGTAAAGGAG CTGATCAATCCTGATGTAAAGATCACAATGGTGGAAAACACACCAGATGATCCGCGTCAAAGGAAGCCAGACATTACAAAAGCAAGGGAGCTGCTAGGATGGGAACCTAAGATCAAGCTGCGTGATGGTCTTCCGCTCATGGAGGATGATTTCCGACAGAGGCTTGGGGTCCCCAGGAAGAATTGA